The Pogona vitticeps strain Pit_001003342236 chromosome 6, PviZW2.1, whole genome shotgun sequence genome contains a region encoding:
- the LOC110078579 gene encoding L-fucose dehydrogenase isoform X1: protein MAGELRYACKVVIVTGGSRGIGEAILRKFVHEGAKVVFCAPECERERGEALQKELEESGCPGEARFVVCDVASEADVENLVSVTINLYGCLDCLVNNAGVHPAYQEIDDVSAQDFHRLLDINVVGYFLAAKYALPHLRKTKGNIINIASLVAIIGEANALAYVATKGAVTAMTKAMALDESKCGVRVNSISPGNIWTPLWQKLASEADDPQAKTQEGIDAQPLGRLGTPEEIALAVLFMACDATFCTGADLVISGGAELGYGKKNNRDAAKGVEGVKG from the exons ATGGCAGGGGAGCTGCGCTACGCGTGCAAGGTGGTCATCGTGACGGGCGGCAGCAGGGGCATTGGCGAAGCGATCCTGAGAAAGTTCG TTCACGAAGGAGCCAAAGTGGTCTTCTGTGCACCCGAATGTGAAC gggaaaggggggaagcCCTTCAGAAGGAACTGGAAGAGTCTGGGTGCCCTGGAGAAGCTCGTTTTGTGGTCTGCGATGTTGCCAGTGAAGCCGATGTTGAG AATCTGGTTTCCGTGACCATAAACCTGTATGGATGCCTTGATTGTCTTGTGAACAATGCTGGAGTTC ATCCCGCTTaccaagaaatagacgatgtgtcTGCACAAGATTTCCACCGTCTGTTGGACATCAATGTTGTTGGCTATTTCTTGGCAGCAAAG TATGCGCTGCCTCATCTCCGGAAGACGAAAGGGAACATCATCAACATCGCCAGCCTTGTGGCTATTATTGGAGAAGCTAACGCTCTTGCGTACGTTGCAACCAAG GGTGCTGTAACTGCCATGACAAAAGCGATGGCCCTCGATGAGAGCAAATGTGGAGTCCGAGTCAACAG TATTTCACCTGGTAATATCTGGACTCCCTTGTGGCAGAAGCTGGCAAGCGAGGCAGATGATCCACAGGCAAAGACCCAGGAAGGCATCGATGCTCAG CCTCTGGGACGGTTGGGGACCCCAGAAGAGATCGCACTGGCTGTCTTGTTCATGGCTTGTGACGCCACCTTTTGCACCGGGGCTGACCTTGTGATCAGTGGAGGAGCTGAGCTTGGCTATGGGAAGAAGAACAATCGAGATGCTGCCAAAGGTGTTGAAGGTGTTAAAGGCTAG
- the LOC110078579 gene encoding L-fucose dehydrogenase isoform X2, translating into MAGELRYACKVVIVTGGSRGIGEAILRKFGERGEALQKELEESGCPGEARFVVCDVASEADVENLVSVTINLYGCLDCLVNNAGVHPAYQEIDDVSAQDFHRLLDINVVGYFLAAKYALPHLRKTKGNIINIASLVAIIGEANALAYVATKGAVTAMTKAMALDESKCGVRVNSISPGNIWTPLWQKLASEADDPQAKTQEGIDAQPLGRLGTPEEIALAVLFMACDATFCTGADLVISGGAELGYGKKNNRDAAKGVEGVKG; encoded by the exons ATGGCAGGGGAGCTGCGCTACGCGTGCAAGGTGGTCATCGTGACGGGCGGCAGCAGGGGCATTGGCGAAGCGATCCTGAGAAAGTTCG gggaaaggggggaagcCCTTCAGAAGGAACTGGAAGAGTCTGGGTGCCCTGGAGAAGCTCGTTTTGTGGTCTGCGATGTTGCCAGTGAAGCCGATGTTGAG AATCTGGTTTCCGTGACCATAAACCTGTATGGATGCCTTGATTGTCTTGTGAACAATGCTGGAGTTC ATCCCGCTTaccaagaaatagacgatgtgtcTGCACAAGATTTCCACCGTCTGTTGGACATCAATGTTGTTGGCTATTTCTTGGCAGCAAAG TATGCGCTGCCTCATCTCCGGAAGACGAAAGGGAACATCATCAACATCGCCAGCCTTGTGGCTATTATTGGAGAAGCTAACGCTCTTGCGTACGTTGCAACCAAG GGTGCTGTAACTGCCATGACAAAAGCGATGGCCCTCGATGAGAGCAAATGTGGAGTCCGAGTCAACAG TATTTCACCTGGTAATATCTGGACTCCCTTGTGGCAGAAGCTGGCAAGCGAGGCAGATGATCCACAGGCAAAGACCCAGGAAGGCATCGATGCTCAG CCTCTGGGACGGTTGGGGACCCCAGAAGAGATCGCACTGGCTGTCTTGTTCATGGCTTGTGACGCCACCTTTTGCACCGGGGCTGACCTTGTGATCAGTGGAGGAGCTGAGCTTGGCTATGGGAAGAAGAACAATCGAGATGCTGCCAAAGGTGTTGAAGGTGTTAAAGGCTAG